In Nonomuraea sp. NBC_00507, the following are encoded in one genomic region:
- a CDS encoding DedA family protein yields the protein MTDWLIDLMEMLGAPGAGIAIALENLFPPLPSEVILPLAGFTASQGEMNLLAVLLWTTAGSVIGALALYWVGALLGRERTLALAARIPLLKASDIAKTEAWFLKHGRKTVFFGRMIPIFRSLISVPAGVERMPLGVFTLLTTAGSLLWNTVFVLAGWTLGENWSLVEAYVGVGTNTVIATVALAVLVFVGVRLVDRRKGRHALGG from the coding sequence ATGACGGATTGGCTGATTGACCTGATGGAAATGCTCGGCGCGCCGGGAGCCGGCATCGCGATCGCGCTGGAGAACCTCTTCCCGCCCCTGCCCAGCGAGGTGATCCTGCCGCTGGCCGGTTTCACCGCCTCCCAGGGAGAGATGAACCTGCTCGCCGTACTGCTGTGGACCACCGCCGGTTCGGTGATCGGGGCGCTGGCGCTGTACTGGGTGGGCGCACTGCTCGGCCGCGAGCGCACGCTGGCCCTCGCCGCCCGGATCCCGCTGCTGAAGGCCTCCGACATCGCCAAGACCGAGGCGTGGTTCCTCAAGCACGGGCGCAAGACGGTGTTCTTCGGGCGGATGATCCCAATCTTCCGCAGCCTCATCTCCGTCCCCGCCGGGGTGGAGCGCATGCCACTGGGCGTCTTCACGCTCCTGACCACGGCCGGGAGCCTGCTCTGGAACACCGTCTTCGTGCTGGCAGGCTGGACGTTGGGCGAGAACTGGTCGCTGGTGGAGGCCTACGTCGGCGTGGGCACCAACACGGTCATCGCCACGGTGGCGCTGGCGGTGCTGGTCTTCGTGGGCGTGCGGCTGGTTGATCGGCGCAAGGGGCGGCATGCGCTTGGCGGCTAG